The genomic stretch GGGAAATGGGAAATGGGAAATGGAAAATTGAGAGTCAGGGCATTTTATCAGTGTTTTTACATTTTTATGTATAATTTATCTGCCAAAATCACTGAAAAATCACAAAAAATCCTGAAATCTATATAAATTAATGGTTTCATCTATCCACTTCAGGCTACAACACCTTAGAATGATTCATTGAAAAGTCGAGCCGATGGGATGTACAGCCATTTTTATGTAAATACTCCCAAAGGACGACTTTTGTAATTCTCTGTTTGGAGAATTAATTAAAGATGCCACATGGTGCAACAGTAAAGAATCTTAAGTAAACATCAAGGAGTTTGATATGAACAAGGGTGAATTAGTTGATGCTGTGTCTGAAAAGGCTAGTGTGACCAAAAAACAAGCCGATGCTGTCTTAACTGCGGCTTTGGAAACGATTATTGAAGCTGTCTCTTCTGGCGATAAAGTAACCCTCGTAGGATTTGGCTCTTTTGAATCACGCGAACGTAAGGCTCGTGAAGGTCGTAACCCCAAAACCAATGAAAAGATGGAAATTCCTGCCACCAGGGTTCCAGCTTTCTCTGCTGGTAAGCTCTTTAGAGAAAAGGTTGCACCCCCAAAAGAACCAAAAGAACCAAAAGAATAGATGACTTTTTCGGGAACCTCTTTTTGATGCGGCAACCAGTTCACGGCGGAAATTTAGTTTGGGCAGCAGCACTAGCTGGCTGTCCACCTGAAGCTATTCTGGATTTTTCTGCCAGCATCAGTCCATTGGGGCCACCAAATAGTGCGATCGCCGCTATTTATTCCCAAATTGGTAATCTTAGACACTATCCTGATCCAGATTACAGTGACCTAAGACTTGCTCTGGGTCGCTTTCATCAACTGCCTCCTGAGTGGATTTTGCCTGGTA from Nodularia sp. LEGE 06071 encodes the following:
- a CDS encoding HU family DNA-binding protein, with amino-acid sequence MNKGELVDAVSEKASVTKKQADAVLTAALETIIEAVSSGDKVTLVGFGSFESRERKAREGRNPKTNEKMEIPATRVPAFSAGKLFREKVAPPKEPKEPKE